The proteins below come from a single Aegilops tauschii subsp. strangulata cultivar AL8/78 chromosome 6, Aet v6.0, whole genome shotgun sequence genomic window:
- the LOC141025422 gene encoding uncharacterized protein, producing MTNMVRWLFSTSRFTAFYLHFCIKFPYIYDFLLFSICLFLFIVRFISIILLPICNLFGASFIITLPPEIQDPQALAHLAGLNFYLSLYEQDPGWVTFIQNELNHNTPLEDIPGRLKLFPMEEKLSSMRQDVIQEFVALYQRIGPYLLIEPYLVDEALRSYLDHIHATDSFTILQASYQDLRENEGGSVFFRDAVSHNRDLLEAESSARRCLEVEQRIRWEEIPKSKASLERAEHEHALDLFKSEDLRRELEKKRAG from the coding sequence ATGACAAATATGGTTCGATGGCTCTTCTCCACTAGCAGGTTTACTGCTTTCTATTTGCACTTTTGTATTAAGTTTCCTTATATATacgattttttattattttctaTTTGTCTATTTTTATTTATAGTGCGTTTTATTTCGATTATTCTTCTCCCAATCTGCAATCTTTTCGGAGCCTCCTTCATTATTACTCTTCCTCCAGAGATTCAGGATCCCCAAGCTCTAGCTCATTTAGCAGGGCTAAACTTCTATCTGAGCCTTTACGAGCAGGATCCTGGATGGGTTACGTTCATTCAGAACGAGCTTAATCACAATACCCCTCTGGAGGACATACCTGGACGGCTTAAGCTCTTCCCAATGGAAGAAAAGTTGTCTAGTATGCGACAAGATGTCATTCAGGAATTTGTGGCGCTTTATCAAAGAATAGGGCCTTATCTACTGATCGAGCCCTACTTGGTCGATGAAGCGCTTCGTTCCTATCTGGACCATATTCACGCAACTGATTCTTTCACTATTCTCCAAGCGTCTTATCAAGATCTGCGGGAGAATGAGGGAGGATCTGTTTTCTTTAGAGATGCTGTTTCCCACAACCGGGATCTCCTTGAGGCGGAAAGCTCCGCAAGGAGGTGCCTGGAAGTGGAACAGAGGATCCGATGGGAAGAAATCCCCAAGAGCAAGGCAAGTCTCGAAAGAGCTGAGCATGAGCATGCTCTCGACTTGTTTAAGTCGGAGGATCTTAGAAGGGAATTAGAAAAGAAAAGAGCGGGGTAG